GATCAGCGAGCCCGCGAACGACCGGCGAGGCATGATGAGTGAGAACACGTTGACCGAGAGCGGCTCCGCGGGGGCGCCCACGTTGACCAGGGCGCCATCCAGGGCCAGCAGGGACAGGTAGGCGTTGAGGTCGATCTTCGCGCTCACCGTGTTCACGATGAGGTCGAAGGTTCCGGCGAGCTTCGTGAACGTCTCCGGATCCTTCGTGGCGTAGTAGTGGTCCGCACCGAGGCGCAGGCCGTCCTCTTTCTTGCCGAGCGATTGCGACAGGACGGTGATCTCGGCCCCCATGGCGTGCGCGAGCTTCACGGCCATGTGCCCGAGCCCGCCGAGACCCACGATGGCCACCTTCTTGCCGGGGCCGGCACCCCAATGGCGCAGCGGCGCGTACGTGGTGATGCCGGCACACAGCAGCGGCGCGGCGGCGTCGAGCCCGATGCCCTCGGGAATCTTGAGGACGAAGTCCTCGGTCACGACGATGTGGGTGGAATAGCCGCCGTGGGTGAGCTGGCCGTCCTTCCCGATGCCACCGTAGGTCGGGGTCATTCCCTTGAGGCAGTGCTGCTCCTCACCCTTGCGGCAGTTCGCGCACTCGCCGCAGGAGTCGACCATGCAGCCGACGCCGACGCGGTCGCCGACTGCATGCCTGGTGACCTTGGAGCCGACCTGGGCGACGATTCCGGCGATCTCGTGGCCGGGGGCGACGGGGTAGGTCTGCGGGCCCCAATCACCACGGCAGTGGTGGATGTCGGAGTGGCAGATGCCGCAGAACTTGATCTCGATGAGGACGTCGTGCGGGCCGAGGTCACGGCGCTGGATGGTCGTCGGACCGAGGGGCTTGGTCGCGGCCGTGGCGGCGTAGGCATTGACGGTGAGCATGTTTCTCCAGATTTCTGTGGGGTAGGGCCCGTTGCGCCCCGTTCACCCAAAGAAGTACGCCCCGGATCATCGGATGACTACGCGCCAGGGAGCCAATAGGCTCTTAAGCGGTGCTTAACAGTGAGGCGTCCGCGCCTCGTCGCGTTCGAGTCTCGCCATGAATACGGCTCTCCTCCCGCAACTCCAAGTGTTCCTCGTCGTGGCGCGCCTGCGCAGCTTCAGCGGCGCGGCGCGCGAGCTCGGAGTCTCCACCCCCGCGGTGAGTCAGACGGTGCGGCAGCTCGAGGAGCAGCTGCGCGTGGTGCTGCTCACCCGTACCACGCGCAGCGTGTCGCTGACGGAGGCGGGCAGGCGGCTCGTGGAGGGCGCGGGCCCGGCGCTGGGACAGGCGCTCGCCACCCTCACCGAGGTCTCCGCTCAACCGGGAGAGACCGTGGGCCGGGTGCGGCTGTCGGTGCCGCGGGCGGCGGTGCCCTACGTCATCACCCCGGTGGTCCCCACCTTCCGCGCGCGTCACCCGCGAATCGAGGTGGAGGTCGTCATCGACGAGCGCTTCGTGGACATCGTGGCGGAGGGCTACGACGCGGGCGTGCGGCTGAGCGAGGCCATCGAGCGTGACATGGTGCAGGTGCGGCTCACCGACGCCTTCCGCTTCGTGGTGGTGGGAGCCCCCAGCTACCTCGCGCGCCATGGGACACCTCAGCGGCCCGAGGATCTGCTGCGCCACGAGTGCATCACCTTCCGCATGCGGAGCACCGGGGCGCTCTATGCCTGGGAGCTGGAGCGGGGCCGCAGGAACTGGCGCGTGCCGGTGCGCGGAGGCGTGGTCACCAACGACAACCAGCTCAGCGTGTCCCTGGCGGAGCAGGGCCTGGGATTGGCGTACGCCGTCGAGCCCATGGTGGCGGAGCAGCTCCGCACCGGACGGCTCGTGCGGGTGCTCGAGTCCTACGCGCCCACGGTGCCTGGCTTCTTCCTCTACTATCCCAGCCGGGCCCAGCGCACCCCGGCGCTGCGCCTCTTCGTGGACGCCGCCAGGGAGCTGGTCAGGCACACGGTGTGAATCACGAAGCCTCCCTGGAATGGGCGCTGGGGGCGAGCTGCTGCATGAAGGCGAGCACGTTCAACACGAATACGGCGAACTCCCAGACCGCGTACGAGGGGATCCGAACGCGAGCCGGGATGATGTCCGCGGCGCGGCGGGCGGTCGCCATCGCGAAGACGACCACGAGGATGCCGGAGAGATGGAGCCGCTCCGCGAGCATCCAGACCGCGAACGTCCCGCAGAACTGAACGACGACCGCGATGGCGACGTCGTGAAGAGGCTCTCGCCCTCAGGGACTCTTTCTATTGCATCTCAAGCTGCCTATCCCATTCATACAATTTCTCGAGCAGATCCGCGGTGCAAGCACCGGACACGTGCTCGAAGGACACCGGATCGAGCGACGTGAGACGCTGGCGCTGGAATGCCGGGTCGGCGACCACGTCTCGGTGTTTCAGGCCGCGCGCGAAAGTGAGGGCACGGGGCATCTGTCGAAGAATTGCCTCGA
This genomic interval from Cystobacter ferrugineus contains the following:
- a CDS encoding NAD(P)-dependent alcohol dehydrogenase, whose product is MLTVNAYAATAATKPLGPTTIQRRDLGPHDVLIEIKFCGICHSDIHHCRGDWGPQTYPVAPGHEIAGIVAQVGSKVTRHAVGDRVGVGCMVDSCGECANCRKGEEQHCLKGMTPTYGGIGKDGQLTHGGYSTHIVVTEDFVLKIPEGIGLDAAAPLLCAGITTYAPLRHWGAGPGKKVAIVGLGGLGHMAVKLAHAMGAEITVLSQSLGKKEDGLRLGADHYYATKDPETFTKLAGTFDLIVNTVSAKIDLNAYLSLLALDGALVNVGAPAEPLSVNVFSLIMPRRSFAGSLIGGIRQTQEMLNFCARHRIGAEIEVIPASKINEAYERVLSSDVRYRFVIDAATLK
- a CDS encoding LysR family transcriptional regulator; the protein is MNTALLPQLQVFLVVARLRSFSGAARELGVSTPAVSQTVRQLEEQLRVVLLTRTTRSVSLTEAGRRLVEGAGPALGQALATLTEVSAQPGETVGRVRLSVPRAAVPYVITPVVPTFRARHPRIEVEVVIDERFVDIVAEGYDAGVRLSEAIERDMVQVRLTDAFRFVVVGAPSYLARHGTPQRPEDLLRHECITFRMRSTGALYAWELERGRRNWRVPVRGGVVTNDNQLSVSLAEQGLGLAYAVEPMVAEQLRTGRLVRVLESYAPTVPGFFLYYPSRAQRTPALRLFVDAARELVRHTV